The sequence TAGCGCGACGTCGCGCTGTAGTAGCCCGTCACCTGGTAGCCCCATGAGCCGTAGTAGGGGTACTCGGTCAGCGGCATGAACTCGACGTGGGTATAGTTCATCTCCTTGAGATAGGCGACCAGTTCGTCTGCCAGCTCGAGGTAGGTCAGGTAGCGGTCCCCCTCCTCGACTTTGCGCCGCCAGGAGCCCAGGTGCATCTCGTAGACGCTGACGGGGGCGTCGTGGCGGTTGTGCGCGGCGCGCGTCCCCATCCACTCCGCATCGTTCCAGCTGTAGGTATCGAGCTCCCAGGTCCGCGATGCGGAGTTGGAGGGCACCTCCGCGTAGAAGGCGAACGGGTCGGCCTTTTCATGTACGATGTTATGGAACTTCGAGACAATATGGTACTTGTAGGTCAGTCCCGCTTCAATCCCTTCGATGAAGCCTTCCCAGATACCCGAACCGTCTTCGCGCAGGCGCAGCGGATGGCGCTCGGGATCGTAGTCGTTGAAATCCCCGCGGACGCTGACACGCTCGGCATTGGGGGCCCAGACGGCGAAATAGACGCCGCGGACGCCCTCGCGCTCCATGAAATGCGATCCCATCTTTTCAAAAAGTTTCGTGTGGGTCCCCTCTTTGAAGAGGTAGATGTCGAGTTCGGAAAAGCGCGAAATATCGTAATGGATCGTCATGTAAACTCCGTTTATTGGTGGCGGCTGCTGCGCCGGCCGCCGATGATATGGCAGTAGATGTCACTGTAGGCCTCGGCGGCGACTTCCCAGTCAAAACGCTGTTCCATCGCATTCAGACGCATCTGGTCGATGGCATCCGGGTCCTCGTACCACGTCTCCACCGCCCATTTGACAGTATTAGAGAGCGCATCCGGCGTCGCGAAATCGAACTTGAAGCCGGTGCCGCTCTGCTGGTCGCCGCCGTAGTTCACGATCGTATCGTCGAGCCCGCCGGTGGCGCGCACGATGGGCAGCGTGCCGTACCGGAGGCTGTAGATCTGGTTGAGCCCGCAGGGTTCGAAGAGCGAGGGCATCAGGAACATGTCGCTGCCCGCCTCGATGCGGTGCGCCAGGTCGTTGCGGTAGCCGATGTAGCAGGCGAATTTGTCGGGGTACTTGGCGGCTACGTCGCTGAAGAAATACTCCGCCCACTTCTCGCCCGTTCCGAGCAGAACGATCTGGATGTCCAGCTCCATCAGGTTCCAGATGGCCCCTGCCAGCAGCCCGATCCCTTTTTGATCCGCGAGGCGGCCGACGAGACCGATCAGCGGCACGTCCGCGCGTTCCGGCAGGCTGAATTCGCGCTGAAGGTCCTGTTTGCAGAGTGCCTTCCCGGCAAGGTTGTCGGCATCAAAATGCTTCGTGATGAAGGGGTCGACCGCCGGGCTCCACTCGTCGTAATCGACGCCGTTGAGGATGCCGTAGAGCTTGCTGGCATTGGCGTCGATGAGCCCTTCCAGTCCCCAGCCGAACTCCGCCGTGCGGATCTCGCTGGCGTACTTGCGGCTGACGGCATTGACGGCGTCGGCGTGGACAATCCCGGCCTTGAGCAGGTTGATCCCCCCGAACTCCTCGAGTTCGTCGGCGTTGTAGTGCTCCCAGCCGACGCCCAGCACATCCATCGCGCCCTTGTAGAACTTGCCCTGGTGCTGGAGGTTGTGGATCGTCAGCAGCGTGCCGGTATTCTCGAAATCGGGGTCGAATGCGTAGGTCGTGTTGATCAGCAGCGGGATCGCCGCCGTATGCCAGTCGTTCGTATGGATGACGTCGGGTTTGAAACGGAGCTTCTTCGCCAGCTGTAAAACGGCCTTGGAGAAGAAAATGAAACGGTTGTCGTTGTCCCCGTACGCCTGGCCGTCCTCGTCGTAAAGCCCCTTGCGCCCGAAGAAGCCCTCGTGGTCGATGAAATAGACGGGGACATCGCTGCCGGGGAGCACCCCTTCGTAGACCGCGGCCCACGCTTCGCCCATGCTGCCCATCGGCACGCCCAGGGAGCCGTCGAGCTTCTTGAGCTTGTACTTCTCGATGTCGACGATATAGTAGCGCGGCATGACGACGCGCACGTCATGGCCCAGGGCGCGCAGCGCCTTGGGAAGTGCACCGGCAACATCGGCGAGACCGCCGCTTTTGGCGAAAGGGACGACTTCGGATGCCGCCAGCAGAATATTGAATGATGTCATGCAATCCCTCGTGTTGAAATACGGATGGTCCCGGATGCGATAAAGGGGGTCATTTTACCGCGCTCCCGCTGATTTTCCGGTACAGCGCGGCGTAGGCCGAGGCACTTTGGCCCCAGGAGACGTCCGCGTGCATATTGTGGGTTGCGGCCCTTGACCACGCCTTCGCGTCACGGTAGAGTTCCAGGGCCGTCTCAAAGGCCGCCAACAGGGCCTCAGGCGTCGCCTCGTCAAAGGTGATCCCGCAGGCCGTAGGCGTCTCCTGCATCCTCGTGATCGGTGCGACGGTATCGGCAAGCCCCCCGACAGCGTGGACGATCGGTACGGCGCCGTAGTGGGCCGCGATCATCTGGTTGAGGCCGCAGGGCTCGAACAGGGAGGGCATCAGCAGGAAATCCGCCGCCGCGTACATCCGGTGGGCCAGCGCCTCGTCGTAACCGAAAAAGAGGTGGAGGTTCGGATGTGCCTCTGCCACGGCTTCGAACCGCGGGTGGTACCGGGGTTCGCCTTCGCCCAGGATGGCGATGTTGCAGGGCAGCGCCGCCATCTGCGGGAGCGCCTCGAGGAGCATGTCGATCCCCTTCTGCCAGGTGAAGCGCCCGATGAAGATAAAGAGCGGCAGCCCCGCATCTTCCAGCCCCGCATCTTCCAGGTAGCGCTTCTTGTTCGACAGTTTCCCCCGCGGTGTTTTATAGGGGCGCAAAAGGCTCTTGTCCGTCTGCGGCGAAAAGTGCTCCGTATCGATACCGTTGGCGATGCCGCTCAGGCGGGTGCGGTGTTTTTCCAGGTACCCTTCCAGCCCGCAGCCGAACCGGTGCGTGAGAATCTCCTCCGCGTACGTGGGGCTCACCGTCGTGACGGCATCCGCATAGCCGATGCCCGCCTTCATCAGGTTGACCCGGTCATAGTATTCGATCCCTTCGAGGGTGAAATGGCGCTTGTCGATCCCCAGCGCAGAGAGGGCCTTCTTCGGAAAGTCCCCCTGGTAGGCGAGGTTGTGGATCGTATAGACGGTCCGCGCCTTGAGCGTCTCGTCATCGGCGATGATCAGCGCCGCCAGGGCCGTCTGCCAGTCATTGAGATGGACGATGTCGCTCTGCATCGCTCTGGCCAGTTCCGTCACCGCATAGCTGAAGAGGCCGAAACGCTCCGCATTGTCGTCGTACCCCTCCCCCGGTGGGCCGTAGAGGTAATCGCGGTCGCAGAGCTGCGGTTCATAAACGAACAGGTACGTCCGTTCCTCATAACGGCTTTCATAAAGGGAAACCGTCCGGCGCTCCGACCCCAGCATCACGTCGAAAGAATCCGTCGGCCCTTCGATGGCGTACTTCTGCCGGTCGACCGTGTGGTAGAGCGGCATCACCACGGCCACGTCGAAAGCATTCGCGAGCGCCTTAGGCAGGCTGTAACCGACATCTGCCAGACCGCCGGTCTTAGCAAACGGGTACACCTCGCTGGCCGCGAAGAGTACCTTCGGCTTACGCATCAGGTTCACCCCGCAATAGTCGCGCCGCCGTTTCGGGGGCAACGGGATTGATCATGATCTGCGTCAAAAGTTCGAAGCCCCCGTGCCGGTAAAGCCGCGGCTGGATGCGGAGCATGAAACGGAACATATCGTCCGTCGTTGCCTTTGCCGGGGTCTCCTCCGGTGTCGCAAAAGGGGGCGTGGCGATCTCGAGATTGAAGGCCAGGCATCCCAGCTGCCGTTCCAGTTTCAAAAGCACGTCCAGCAGCAGCGGCGCCAGGGCTTCGAACGCCTCCGGGGCGAGGGTGTCGATCTGGCCGCGCCGTGTTTCCGAAGCGATAATCACCTCGAACGGGTAGGCGCTTGCGAAGGGGCAGAAGGCCGTAAAGTCCCCCTGCTCGGCAATGATGCGCTCCCCCGCCTGGCGCTCGTGATCAATGACCGCCGCGACCAGCGCCCTGCCGTGTTCACGGTAATAGCGTGCGCTCCGCTCGTAATAGGCCCGCTGGGTATTCGGGAGAATCGGCAGGCCGATGAGCTGGGTATGCGAATGGGGCTGTGTCGCCCCCGCATCGGTCCCCTCGTTTTTGAACAGCGAAATGTAACCGATCCGCATGTCGCGCCGCAGGTCCGCCACCCGTGCGCCGAGCGTCGTCAGCCAGTTGACGACCTCGCCTTTGCTCCACTGCGTCATGGAGGTGTGGTGCTCCGGCGTATCGATGATCACCTCGTGGGCCCCGAACCCTTCATGGTATTCGAAGATGCCGTAGTGGTGCTTGTCGGGCGTTTCGATCTGCACGGCCTTGTAGAGGTTGGGGACGACGCGGGTCTGCCAACCCGGCTCGTTTGCGAAGCTCCCCGCGCTGCGGATGGCGAAGATCTCCGGCGGGGTCAGTGCTTCGTTCCCCTCGCAGAAGGGGCATTTGGCGACATGGCGATACGCTTTGAGCCGTTTGGGGATACAGTCGGGACGGTGGAGCCGTTCAGGTGCAATGAGCACATGCACATCGTGCAGCTTGTCGTAACGGATCTCAGACATGGCCGCCCCTTTGCATCAGATCATGTGCCATTTGTGCTCTTTTCCTAGACAAACCAGTGCTCCGCGTAAGTTTCATTCATATCGATATGCAGCGACCCGTATCCCGGCAGGGTCTGGACGATCTCCTCCCCGCGCGTGATCTCGAAACGCAGGTGGAAGACGTCAAGGCCGATGAAGCCTTGGCGCGAAAGCGCCAGTTCCGGACGCTCGTCAAAGGCGAAATCGACGCGCTCGTCCTGCAGGGGCTTCGTCATCGGGAGGATGACTTTCCGGCCGTTCTCCTCGACCGTGATGATCAGGGTACACCCCTTGGCACGGAGCCTGTCGGTATCCCCTTCAAAAGCGAGGTAGACCCGCTCTTCATCATGCCCGTAGTGGATCTTCTCGACCGGGCCGCGGACCCGGTCCATCGTCGAATACCCCTTGCGCTCATCGACCGTGCCGCTGCCGAGCCACTCGAAAAAGCTTGACTCCTTCCCGTCGATGATGGGTGAAACCGGGCTCTGCGGATAGGTCAGGAACGCATCGCGGCCCTTCTGGGAAATGATCGGTTCGAAAAGGTCGGCCGGGGGCTGCATCTCCAGCAGGCGGTAGATGGTAATGAGATGGTCTCGGAAAAGCGCGTCGAACTCCTCGGCGAAATCCGTCGCATGGTCATCGCCGTACCACCAGAACCAGTCGCTGCATTCGGCGGCCAGAAAATGAAATCGGATCTTTTCCGCCCTTTCCGGGTCCACCCTGCCCTCGTGGTGATCGGCATCGCGGCGCGTCTGGTAGATCAACTCCCAGGCGCGGTTCTTCTCTGCATGGCCGCTCCAGGTATCGAAATTTCCGTAGATCCAGCTTCCCGGCGCGAGGCGGGAGAGGGTCGGCTGGTCCGGCTGGACCGCAACCTCGTTCATCGTGACCGTCTCGATCCCGACGGAGTGTTCCAGGCGGGCATAGAGCGCCATAAAGAAGTCGTAGGCGTTGTTCTCAAAGAACTCCCAGGCGTTCTCCCCGTCGAGGATGACAAAGACGGTGCCCCCGTGTTGCTTTGCTCCGATGCCGCCGAGGGCACGTATAAAGTGGTCGGCCGCTTCGTCGGCGGGTTTGAAGCGGTAGGTAAAGCCGATGAGGTCGCTGAGACCGTGGTCGCGGAAGCCTATCGTCACCCCGTCGAAACGGTAGGGGCTGTAGAGGTTGTCGCGCGTGTCGCTCTTCAGCGAACGGAAGAGGATCTCCTCGTCCGTCGCGATCCACTTCAGACCGTGCTTCCGGTAGATCCCGACGCTGCGCTCGTCCACCGCCCCTTCCGCCGGCCAGAAGCCGACCGGGTCCGTGCCGAACGTCTTTTTGTACAGGGCAACCGCACGGCTCACCTGCTCCGATGCATCCGACTCCAAAGAGAGGGGATTGGCCGGCAGCGTCGTATGGGGGTTGGCCCGCTTGGCGTTTTCCATATCGAGCAGCAGCGGCAGGATGGGATGGTTGTACGGCGTCGTCGACACGGCGATCCGGCCCGCCTTCTGCAGTTTCGCGTAAAAGGGCAAAATCGTTGCGACAAAGGCGGTGAGCTCCTCGAGCAGTGCGTGCTTGTCCCGCTGGGAGTAGGCGTCACGCTGCGCCAGAAGCTTCTTGACCACG is a genomic window of Sulfurimonas sp. HSL1-2 containing:
- a CDS encoding UTP--glucose-1-phosphate uridylyltransferase encodes the protein MSEIRYDKLHDVHVLIAPERLHRPDCIPKRLKAYRHVAKCPFCEGNEALTPPEIFAIRSAGSFANEPGWQTRVVPNLYKAVQIETPDKHHYGIFEYHEGFGAHEVIIDTPEHHTSMTQWSKGEVVNWLTTLGARVADLRRDMRIGYISLFKNEGTDAGATQPHSHTQLIGLPILPNTQRAYYERSARYYREHGRALVAAVIDHERQAGERIIAEQGDFTAFCPFASAYPFEVIIASETRRGQIDTLAPEAFEALAPLLLDVLLKLERQLGCLAFNLEIATPPFATPEETPAKATTDDMFRFMLRIQPRLYRHGGFELLTQIMINPVAPETAARLLRGEPDA
- the glgA gene encoding glycogen synthase GlgA, which encodes MTSFNILLAASEVVPFAKSGGLADVAGALPKALRALGHDVRVVMPRYYIVDIEKYKLKKLDGSLGVPMGSMGEAWAAVYEGVLPGSDVPVYFIDHEGFFGRKGLYDEDGQAYGDNDNRFIFFSKAVLQLAKKLRFKPDVIHTNDWHTAAIPLLINTTYAFDPDFENTGTLLTIHNLQHQGKFYKGAMDVLGVGWEHYNADELEEFGGINLLKAGIVHADAVNAVSRKYASEIRTAEFGWGLEGLIDANASKLYGILNGVDYDEWSPAVDPFITKHFDADNLAGKALCKQDLQREFSLPERADVPLIGLVGRLADQKGIGLLAGAIWNLMELDIQIVLLGTGEKWAEYFFSDVAAKYPDKFACYIGYRNDLAHRIEAGSDMFLMPSLFEPCGLNQIYSLRYGTLPIVRATGGLDDTIVNYGGDQQSGTGFKFDFATPDALSNTVKWAVETWYEDPDAIDQMRLNAMEQRFDWEVAAEAYSDIYCHIIGGRRSSRHQ
- a CDS encoding glycogen/starch synthase, whose protein sequence is MRKPKVLFAASEVYPFAKTGGLADVGYSLPKALANAFDVAVVMPLYHTVDRQKYAIEGPTDSFDVMLGSERRTVSLYESRYEERTYLFVYEPQLCDRDYLYGPPGEGYDDNAERFGLFSYAVTELARAMQSDIVHLNDWQTALAALIIADDETLKARTVYTIHNLAYQGDFPKKALSALGIDKRHFTLEGIEYYDRVNLMKAGIGYADAVTTVSPTYAEEILTHRFGCGLEGYLEKHRTRLSGIANGIDTEHFSPQTDKSLLRPYKTPRGKLSNKKRYLEDAGLEDAGLPLFIFIGRFTWQKGIDMLLEALPQMAALPCNIAILGEGEPRYHPRFEAVAEAHPNLHLFFGYDEALAHRMYAAADFLLMPSLFEPCGLNQMIAAHYGAVPIVHAVGGLADTVAPITRMQETPTACGITFDEATPEALLAAFETALELYRDAKAWSRAATHNMHADVSWGQSASAYAALYRKISGSAVK
- a CDS encoding glycoside hydrolase family 57 protein, which gives rise to MGESVMETAPLNLAFIWHMHQPDYRDSSGVMTMPWVFLHAIKDYYEMPWLLTRFPGLKATFNVTPPLIEQLNLYRDPLANDAFLALWIKPVEKLEEGERAWMVKMCKSTQFETMVRPLPRYAALFHRDDYSPEQLLELQVLFMLAWCGNYLRHNSSVVKKLLAQRDAYSQRDKHALLEELTAFVATILPFYAKLQKAGRIAVSTTPYNHPILPLLLDMENAKRANPHTTLPANPLSLESDASEQVSRAVALYKKTFGTDPVGFWPAEGAVDERSVGIYRKHGLKWIATDEEILFRSLKSDTRDNLYSPYRFDGVTIGFRDHGLSDLIGFTYRFKPADEAADHFIRALGGIGAKQHGGTVFVILDGENAWEFFENNAYDFFMALYARLEHSVGIETVTMNEVAVQPDQPTLSRLAPGSWIYGNFDTWSGHAEKNRAWELIYQTRRDADHHEGRVDPERAEKIRFHFLAAECSDWFWWYGDDHATDFAEEFDALFRDHLITIYRLLEMQPPADLFEPIISQKGRDAFLTYPQSPVSPIIDGKESSFFEWLGSGTVDERKGYSTMDRVRGPVEKIHYGHDEERVYLAFEGDTDRLRAKGCTLIITVEENGRKVILPMTKPLQDERVDFAFDERPELALSRQGFIGLDVFHLRFEITRGEEIVQTLPGYGSLHIDMNETYAEHWFV